One part of the Dysidea avara chromosome 10, odDysAvar1.4, whole genome shotgun sequence genome encodes these proteins:
- the LOC136236252 gene encoding presenilin-1-like — protein sequence MSDDERPTQATGSNDNLTLVSIDDDQNNDDGTGAEGDASETGAFITPGNEETEVRPRRRHRRSAEEDDSTSCGLVWLFKECLKLLPSFEEDDDSEEISEEERAANNREMLKWGAQQIVSLIIPITLCMTAVVITELSVFIDEPSGTGTLYTPFNENSSSGSGQKLGFALINVLIFLCIIIVMTVVLVVLFKYRCYKIIYGWLLTATVLLLFLFCSFYIGDVILIHNVPFDWITFIVGIWNFGVMGLIVIHWKGPLRLQQAYLILTSAIVASRLLKYIPDWTTWLLLAAISIYDLFAVLCPKGPLRILVETARERNEPIFPSLIYSSTMVWSIGMADNGKKSQSPPNRSNQASNSPESESSIVLDEDQVTNEIAGQLRQEQELQPVSTAEEQPTPADQTEQEEQQQQEEEEEEPRGYKLGLGDFIFYSMLVGKAAHDSDGDWVIIITCFIAILIGLAMTTLLLGILRRALPALPISIFFGLVFYFSTQYLQSPMVQLLVDNQVFI from the exons ATGTCTGACGATGAGCGCCCTACTCAAGCGACTGGTTCAAATGAC AATTTAACCCTGGTCAGTATTGATGATGATCAAAATAACGATGATGGTACTGGTGCTGAAGGAGATGCCTCAGAAACAGGAGCATTTATCACACCAGGAAACGA AGAAACTGAGGTAAGACCTCGCAGAAGGCACAGGAGGAGTGCAGAAGAAGATGACAGTACGTCTTGTGGTCTGGTCTGGCTATTCAAAGAGTGCTTGAAGCTTCTTCCATCATTTGAGGAAGATGATGACTCAGAAGAAATCTCTGAGGAAGAGAGGGCAGCCAATAATCGGGAAATGTTAAAATGGGGAGCACAGCAAATAGTGTCTCTAATCATACCCATTACACTTTGCATGACTGCTGTGGTGATAACAGAGTTGTCTGTTTTCATAGATGAACCCTCAGGAACAGGAACACT TTATACTCCATTTAATGAGAATAGTTCATCTGGAAGTGGACAAAAATTAGGATTTGCTTTGATTAATGTTCTCATCTTCTTGTGCATAATAATAGTGATGACTGTTGTATTGGTGGTGCTGTTCAAATATCGCTGCTATAAA ATTATTTATGGGTGGCTGTTGACTGCAactgttcttctcttgtttttGTTCTGCTCATTTTACATTGG TGATGTGATACTGATTCATAATGTGCCGTTTGATTGGATAACATTTATTGTTGGCATATGGAACTTTGGTGTGATGGGTTTGATAGTAATCCATTGGAAGGGACCACTACGGCTACAGCAAGCTTATCTCATTCTAACTAGTGCCATTGTG GCTTCTCGGCTGCTGAAGTATATACCAGACTGGACAACATGGTTATTACTTGCGGCCATATCTATATACG ACTTATTTGCTGTGTTGTGCCCAAAGGGACCACTGAGAATTTTAGTTGAGACAGCTCGTGAACGGAATGAACCCATTTTCCCTTCTTTGATTTATTCTT CCACAATGGTTTGGAGTATTGGGATGGCAGATAATGGCAAGAAGAGTCAGTCCCCTCCAAACAGATCAAATCAGGCTTCTAATAG TCCTGAAAGTGAGTCTAGTATAGTACTTGATGAGGATCAGGTGACTAATGAAATCGCTGGTCAATTACGTCAAGAACAAGAGCTACAACCAGTATCCACCGCAGAAGAACAGCCAACACCTGCTGATCAAACAGAGCAAGAAGAACAGCagcagcaagaagaagaagaggaagaaC CAAGAGGATACAAATTAGGACTTGGAGATTTCATCTTTTATAGTATGCTAGTAGGCAAGGCTGCCCATGATAGCGATGGAGATTGGGTCATAATCATTACTTGTTTTATCGCTATTTTGATA GGTTTGGCAATGACTACGCTGCTGCTGGGAATTTTACGTCGAGCACTGCCAGCTCTACCCATCTCAATATTTTTTGGACTAGTGTTCTACTTTAGCACTCAGTATTTGCAGTCACCAATGGTACAGCTGCTAGTTGATAACCAAGTGTTTATATAA
- the LOC136236251 gene encoding ribosomal protein S6 kinase-like 1 isoform X2: protein MSSDKRRKTSLSKKHPLFGTIVKKSFTIDLHQKSSSGVTLYRVVFKVIDKQTQEEQYCYAWQRFKNFQILSKKFEEIHKLRGDPSKLPQLISASYFDRFKPDVIEERKKSCVEILQAASSLHHLAKSDTLIEFLQGYKFFDPHSRNQSISEISVSSIDTLTMDAPIPIDNLSADDDNEVLATSNPWESKEPVLTSNTNFNSGDNLIQLSSSNEDHQESNTLLVVDSSQKSLDDSHLTIQSQTPASMCSSDDEDKSLTETYAKKLLSTSLEGTEWNTSVSLTPKGSDTEEDGAPHNHAQHPVTVSPIPDDSTVAVSSSSTKESSSVPSWWNSALQETDELAKLDDQNSLDSKDYATTKPLQLEGLNPQQPVESIIHHHPSIAEQFSLNAPLSPDVDTSSPEAYLLQSGQMIREALELERRGHYLQAFETLKSGVGLLLRGVQTDEDASRREAVRKKTGGYLRHAEKIYNQHLANKESSKPHYIGDFKVIGLLKKCMLVKSKHSGEKFIVKTLHKNLVTRRVGKTNKPAKNRSSFPCPFMVKLLHHYETTSSIYLLLEYVTGGTILDVLKAEKDRFERRKSGISTPLNLSLDPVDDSYINEDDKVMDEELLKELSFAPATSQPVDEQLLPPADEQVSEHSSDEEKSVTSLTELRDALEESGVDTSCLDEERPPPSPIPLTTIEPPTPTTPGADKVPPSVVDDFDKLVTTDSDKSDKEKSPPSEEKEPFRKYSPGSVRKKLEEFELTELDVHLEGFIRKWVGQVVVALEHLHSQGVVCRDLHPENILISENGNVKLTYFGNWDHVQPQADSRLADHLYLAPEICGVGKAIPLVDWWSLGVILYELLTGLSLTSCHPGGLSSHCDLEIPATVSVEARSLLTQLLQVNPKERLGSSMDGAGDIKSHPFFAGFDWSTAIQPINEND, encoded by the exons ATGTCTTCTGACAAAAGAAGGAAGACTTCGCTGTCAAAAAAGCATCCTTTATTCGGAACTATAGTAAAGAAGTCGTTTACAATTGATTTGCACCAAAAGTCAAGCAGTGGTGTGACGTTATACAGAGTAGTGTTTAAG GTAATTGATAAACAAACTCAAGAAGAGCAATAT TGCTATGCTTGGCAACGATTCAAAAATTTCCAAATATTGTCCAAAAAATTTGAGGAGATTCACAAACTCAGAGGGGATCCAAGTAAACTTCCACAACTAATAAGTGCTAGTTATTTTG ATCGCTTTAAACCTGATGTAATCGAGGAAAGGAAAAAATCATGTGTTGAAATACTTCAGGCTGCTAGCAGTCTACACCACCTTGCTAAGAGTGACACTCTGATTGAATTTTTGCAG GGTTATAAGTTTTTCGATCCACACTCCCGAAATCAAAGTATTTCTGAAATCTCTGTGTCATCAATTGATACTCTAACAATGGACGCACCCATTCCTATAGACAACCTAtctgctgatgatgacaatgaagtGCTTGCAACTTCTAATCCATGGGAATCTAAAGAGCCAGTACTTACTAGCAATACTAACTTCAATAGTGGTGACAACTTAATTCAGTTGAGCTCTTCCAATGAAGACCATCAAGAAAGTAACACTCTTTTAGTTGTAGATAGCTCACAGAAATCACTTGATGACAGTCATCTTACAATACAGTCACAGACTCCAGCCAGCATGTGCAGTTCAGATGATGAAGACAAGAGTCTAACTGAAACATATGCTAAAAAACTGCTTAGCACTTCACTAGAAGGTACAGAATGGAACACTTCAGTTAGTTTAACACCAAAAGGTAGTGACACTGAAGAAGATGGTGCACCTCATAATCATGCACAGCACCCAGTCACTGTCAGTCCTATCCCTGATGATTCTACTGTTGCAGTTTCTTCGTCCAGCACTAAAGAATCTTCCTCTGTGCCTTCATGGTGGAATAGTGCCTTACAAGAAACTGATGAACTTGCTAAATTAGATG ATCAAAACTCATTGGATAGTAAAGATTATGCAACTACTAAACCCCTACAATTAGAGGGGTTAAATCCCCAGCAACCAGTTGAATCAATTATACATCATCATCCTTCAATAGCAGAACAGTTTTCTTTGAATGCACCCTTATCGCCTGATGTGGACACTTCATCTCCTGAAGCCTATTTACTGCAGTCAGGGCAGATGATAAGAGAGGCACTTGAGCTTGAAAGAAGAGGCCATTATTTACAAGCTTTTGAAACACTAAAGTCTGGAGTGGGACTTCTGCTGAGGGGAGTTCAAA CTGACGAAGATGCAAGTAGGAGAGAGGCTGTTAGGAAAAAGACTGGTGGATATTTGCGACATGCTGAGAAGATTTACAATCAACACCTTGCTAATAAG GAGTCATCAAAACCTCACTATATTGGTGACTTTAAGGTGATAGGACTCCTTAAGAAG TGTATGTTAGTGAAAAGTAAGCACAGTGGGGAGAAGTTTATAGTAAAGACACTTCATAAGAATTTGGTCACTAGAAGAGTTGGAAAGACAAATAAACCAGCTAAGAACAGATCATCT TTTCCTTGCCCTTTCATGGTAAAACTGCTACATCATTATGAAACTACCAGCAGTATCTACTTGCTATTGGAATATGTTACTGGAGGAACTATCTTAGATGTGCTTAAAGCTGAGAAAGACCGCTTTGAGAGACGAAAATCTGGAATCAGCACTCCTCTTAATCTTTCACTGGACCCAGTAGATGATAGTTATATTAATGAAGATGACAAAGTTATGGATGAAGAATTATTGAAAGAATTATCCTTTGCACCAGCAACATCTCAGCCAGTGGATGAACAACTTTTACCACCAGCAGATGAGCAAGTTTCAGAACACTCAAGTGATGAAGAAAAATCTGTGACCTCTTTGACAGAACTACGTGATGCCCTTGAGGAATCGGGAGTGGACACAAGTTGTCTTGATGAAGAGAGACCGCCTCCATCCCCAATACCCCTCACTACCATTGAACCACCTACCCCTACAACACCTGGTGCTGATAAAGTACCACCTTCAGTTGTTGATGATTTTGATAAACTGGTCACTACTGACAGTGACAAATCTGACAAGGAAAAGTCTCCTCCAAGTGAGGAAAAGGAACCCTTTCGGAAGTACTCCCCTGGTTCAGTAAGGAAGAAATTGGAAGAATTTGAATTGACTGAACTAGATGTGCACCTTGAGGGTTTTATTAGGAAGTGGGTAGGGCAAGTGGTTGTTGCACTTGAGCACTTACATTCACAAGGAGTGGTATGCAG AGACCTTCATCCAGAAAACATTTTGATCTCAGAAAATG GTAATGTGAAATTAACTTATTTCGGTAACTGGGACCATGTCCAGCCTCAAGCTGATTCACGGTTGGCAGATCATTTATATTTAGCACCAG AGATATGTGGAGTGGGTAAAGCCATACCACTGGTGGACTGGTGGAGTTTAGGAGTCATTTTGTATGAACTACTCACTGGCCTA TCACTGACTTCTTGCCATCCTGGCGGATTAAGCAGCCATTGTGACCTAGAAATACCAGCCACAGTGTCTGTAGAAGCTCGTTCGTTATTAACTCAA TTATTGCAAGTGAATCCAAAGGAACGATTAG GCAGTAGTATGGATGGAGCAGGTGACATTAAGTCTCATCCCTTCTTTGCTGGTTTTGACTGGTCAACAGCCATACAACCAATAAATGAAAATGATTGA
- the LOC136236251 gene encoding uncharacterized protein isoform X1: protein MSSDKRRKTSLSKKHPLFGTIVKKSFTIDLHQKSSSGVTLYRVVFKVIDKQTQEEQYCYAWQRFKNFQILSKKFEEIHKLRGDPSKLPQLISASYFDRFKPDVIEERKKSCVEILQAASSLHHLAKSDTLIEFLQGYKFFDPHSRNQSISEISVSSIDTLTMDAPIPIDNLSADDDNEVLATSNPWESKEPVLTSNTNFNSGDNLIQLSSSNEDHQESNTLLVVDSSQKSLDDSHLTIQSQTPASMCSSDDEDKSLTETYAKKLLSTSLEGTEWNTSVSLTPKGSDTEEDGAPHNHAQHPVTVSPIPDDSTVAVSSSSTKESSSVPSWWNSALQETDELAKLDATENDVVSARVSVTSVSDNQNSLDSKDYATTKPLQLEGLNPQQPVESIIHHHPSIAEQFSLNAPLSPDVDTSSPEAYLLQSGQMIREALELERRGHYLQAFETLKSGVGLLLRGVQTDEDASRREAVRKKTGGYLRHAEKIYNQHLANKESSKPHYIGDFKVIGLLKKCMLVKSKHSGEKFIVKTLHKNLVTRRVGKTNKPAKNRSSFPCPFMVKLLHHYETTSSIYLLLEYVTGGTILDVLKAEKDRFERRKSGISTPLNLSLDPVDDSYINEDDKVMDEELLKELSFAPATSQPVDEQLLPPADEQVSEHSSDEEKSVTSLTELRDALEESGVDTSCLDEERPPPSPIPLTTIEPPTPTTPGADKVPPSVVDDFDKLVTTDSDKSDKEKSPPSEEKEPFRKYSPGSVRKKLEEFELTELDVHLEGFIRKWVGQVVVALEHLHSQGVVCRDLHPENILISENGNVKLTYFGNWDHVQPQADSRLADHLYLAPEICGVGKAIPLVDWWSLGVILYELLTGLSLTSCHPGGLSSHCDLEIPATVSVEARSLLTQLLQVNPKERLGSSMDGAGDIKSHPFFAGFDWSTAIQPINEND from the exons ATGTCTTCTGACAAAAGAAGGAAGACTTCGCTGTCAAAAAAGCATCCTTTATTCGGAACTATAGTAAAGAAGTCGTTTACAATTGATTTGCACCAAAAGTCAAGCAGTGGTGTGACGTTATACAGAGTAGTGTTTAAG GTAATTGATAAACAAACTCAAGAAGAGCAATAT TGCTATGCTTGGCAACGATTCAAAAATTTCCAAATATTGTCCAAAAAATTTGAGGAGATTCACAAACTCAGAGGGGATCCAAGTAAACTTCCACAACTAATAAGTGCTAGTTATTTTG ATCGCTTTAAACCTGATGTAATCGAGGAAAGGAAAAAATCATGTGTTGAAATACTTCAGGCTGCTAGCAGTCTACACCACCTTGCTAAGAGTGACACTCTGATTGAATTTTTGCAG GGTTATAAGTTTTTCGATCCACACTCCCGAAATCAAAGTATTTCTGAAATCTCTGTGTCATCAATTGATACTCTAACAATGGACGCACCCATTCCTATAGACAACCTAtctgctgatgatgacaatgaagtGCTTGCAACTTCTAATCCATGGGAATCTAAAGAGCCAGTACTTACTAGCAATACTAACTTCAATAGTGGTGACAACTTAATTCAGTTGAGCTCTTCCAATGAAGACCATCAAGAAAGTAACACTCTTTTAGTTGTAGATAGCTCACAGAAATCACTTGATGACAGTCATCTTACAATACAGTCACAGACTCCAGCCAGCATGTGCAGTTCAGATGATGAAGACAAGAGTCTAACTGAAACATATGCTAAAAAACTGCTTAGCACTTCACTAGAAGGTACAGAATGGAACACTTCAGTTAGTTTAACACCAAAAGGTAGTGACACTGAAGAAGATGGTGCACCTCATAATCATGCACAGCACCCAGTCACTGTCAGTCCTATCCCTGATGATTCTACTGTTGCAGTTTCTTCGTCCAGCACTAAAGAATCTTCCTCTGTGCCTTCATGGTGGAATAGTGCCTTACAAGAAACTGATGAACTTGCTAAATTAGATGCCACTGAAAATGATGTAGTTTCAGCGAGGGTTTCTGTGACCAGTGTATCTGATAATCAAAACTCATTGGATAGTAAAGATTATGCAACTACTAAACCCCTACAATTAGAGGGGTTAAATCCCCAGCAACCAGTTGAATCAATTATACATCATCATCCTTCAATAGCAGAACAGTTTTCTTTGAATGCACCCTTATCGCCTGATGTGGACACTTCATCTCCTGAAGCCTATTTACTGCAGTCAGGGCAGATGATAAGAGAGGCACTTGAGCTTGAAAGAAGAGGCCATTATTTACAAGCTTTTGAAACACTAAAGTCTGGAGTGGGACTTCTGCTGAGGGGAGTTCAAA CTGACGAAGATGCAAGTAGGAGAGAGGCTGTTAGGAAAAAGACTGGTGGATATTTGCGACATGCTGAGAAGATTTACAATCAACACCTTGCTAATAAG GAGTCATCAAAACCTCACTATATTGGTGACTTTAAGGTGATAGGACTCCTTAAGAAG TGTATGTTAGTGAAAAGTAAGCACAGTGGGGAGAAGTTTATAGTAAAGACACTTCATAAGAATTTGGTCACTAGAAGAGTTGGAAAGACAAATAAACCAGCTAAGAACAGATCATCT TTTCCTTGCCCTTTCATGGTAAAACTGCTACATCATTATGAAACTACCAGCAGTATCTACTTGCTATTGGAATATGTTACTGGAGGAACTATCTTAGATGTGCTTAAAGCTGAGAAAGACCGCTTTGAGAGACGAAAATCTGGAATCAGCACTCCTCTTAATCTTTCACTGGACCCAGTAGATGATAGTTATATTAATGAAGATGACAAAGTTATGGATGAAGAATTATTGAAAGAATTATCCTTTGCACCAGCAACATCTCAGCCAGTGGATGAACAACTTTTACCACCAGCAGATGAGCAAGTTTCAGAACACTCAAGTGATGAAGAAAAATCTGTGACCTCTTTGACAGAACTACGTGATGCCCTTGAGGAATCGGGAGTGGACACAAGTTGTCTTGATGAAGAGAGACCGCCTCCATCCCCAATACCCCTCACTACCATTGAACCACCTACCCCTACAACACCTGGTGCTGATAAAGTACCACCTTCAGTTGTTGATGATTTTGATAAACTGGTCACTACTGACAGTGACAAATCTGACAAGGAAAAGTCTCCTCCAAGTGAGGAAAAGGAACCCTTTCGGAAGTACTCCCCTGGTTCAGTAAGGAAGAAATTGGAAGAATTTGAATTGACTGAACTAGATGTGCACCTTGAGGGTTTTATTAGGAAGTGGGTAGGGCAAGTGGTTGTTGCACTTGAGCACTTACATTCACAAGGAGTGGTATGCAG AGACCTTCATCCAGAAAACATTTTGATCTCAGAAAATG GTAATGTGAAATTAACTTATTTCGGTAACTGGGACCATGTCCAGCCTCAAGCTGATTCACGGTTGGCAGATCATTTATATTTAGCACCAG AGATATGTGGAGTGGGTAAAGCCATACCACTGGTGGACTGGTGGAGTTTAGGAGTCATTTTGTATGAACTACTCACTGGCCTA TCACTGACTTCTTGCCATCCTGGCGGATTAAGCAGCCATTGTGACCTAGAAATACCAGCCACAGTGTCTGTAGAAGCTCGTTCGTTATTAACTCAA TTATTGCAAGTGAATCCAAAGGAACGATTAG GCAGTAGTATGGATGGAGCAGGTGACATTAAGTCTCATCCCTTCTTTGCTGGTTTTGACTGGTCAACAGCCATACAACCAATAAATGAAAATGATTGA